The sequence TGGTCGACTACAACAGCGGAATGGCACTCGGCACCGCAGGCGGCGGACGCGACCTCGACCTCACCGTGGCCGCAGCCGGCAACACCGACGTCATCCGCGCCAAAGTCCGCACGATGGAACACCTCGGACTCACCGACGCCATCGAGGACGTCCTGATCACCCTCGGCAACCAGTACCACCTCCTACTGCTGTGTACCGGACGCGGCAAGGAAACCCTCTTCCTCTACCTCGTCCTCGACAAGCGCAACGCCAACCTGGCCATGGCCCGCCACCAGCTGCGGCGCATCGAAGCCGACCTCGAAATCTGAGCGCAGCCACTTTTCCCACGCCCAAGAGTTGCAATTTTTCGCAACTGTCCATGTCGGCATGTCGGCATGTCTGGCAGTCTGCAGCTCCCTACGGCCCCGCCAGAGCCCCGGCCTTGACGAAGCACGACACCCGACCCTGCGGCTGTATAGCGTCTCCGAAGCTTGAAGCTTCACCCGTTGAGGGCATCCAGCCGCAGGGGCGCCCACTGCTCCCCGCGCGTGGCGTGGGCAGCGGATTGGCGACCCCAAGGCGGGCCTCGGCGCCGCGACGGCGCCACCCGTAGCCGAAGAGCCAAGCGATCGATCGATCTTCCAGCGGTGCCGGCCGAGGCGTTCGCCGGACTCGAAGCCTGGCCGCGCGATGCGCGCGACGAGCCCACGCTCGCGCAGCCAGATGAGGTGTTCGGCGGAGAAGTACGCCTTGTCCGCGCGGAGTTTGACAGGTCGGCGCCGCCGGGGTCCCCGGCGGGACCGGCCGGCGGGGATGCCGAGGATGAGCGGCTTGAAGGCGAGACTGTCGTGCATGTTCGCACCCGACACGGCGACGGCGAGAGGGATGCCCTGGGCATCAGACAAGATGTGCAGCTTGCTGCCCTTCTTGCCGCGATCGACCGGGTTCGGCCCCGTCAGCGATCCTTCCTTTTGGCGCGAACGGAGGCCGATTCGACGATCTCCGAGGTCCAGTCCAATTCGCCCCGGACCCCGAGTTCGTCCAGCACCGCCCGATGCAGCCGACGCCACAGGCCGACCTCGGTCCATACCGTGAAGCGGCGATGGGCGGTGGCGAAGGACGTGCCGAACGTCGGCGGCAGATGCCGCCAGGCACAGCCGCTGGTCAGCACGTACACCACTGCCGTGAACACAGCCCGTTCGTCACACGGAGCGGTCCCACCACCTTGCGGTCGAACGGCGAACGACGGCAATAACGGGGCAACCAGCTCCCAGAGCTCATCTGGAACCAGACGCTTCGACAGATCAGCACTCACAACCGGCATCATGCCGTTCGAACATCACGTCATGTCGTGGAACAGCCCCTACGCGGTGGTTGGTGTGGCCGTCCTGGCGGCTCGCTCGATCTTCGCGAAGTAGGCCGCGCGGGCTTCCTTGTCGATCGGCTGCTCGTGTTCGGCGCGCATCCCGGTCCGGCCGTCTACGCCCTCGCGCAGGATGTCGGCATGCCCGGCATGCCGGATGGTCTCGCCGAGGACATGGACCATGATGGCGAACAGGTTCGTGTCGGCATAAGGCTCCGGCCACCAGGGCACGTGGCCGGGGGCGTCGAGGGCAAGCTCGTCGATCGTCGCATCCGAGTGTTCCCACGTGCGCCGGTAGAACCCGACGATCTGACCACACGTTTCGTTCTCGGCCGCCCATTGATCACTGCCGTCGGAATCCTGCCACCGGCAAAGCGGCTCCGGAGAAGGGCGGTCGAAGACCTCACCGAAGTACCTGGCCTCGACCGTGGCCACGTGTTTGACCAGGCCGAGGAGGTTGGTCCCGGTCGCTGTCAGAGGCCGGCGCGCGTCGTACTCGGACAAGCCATCGAGCTTCCAGAGCAGCGCCTCACGGTCCCGCCGCAGCCTCTTGTGCAGGTTGTCTTTCGCGAAATCATCGATCATGCGGCACGAGCCTGCCATGGGCTGCTCATGGTCTCAAGATCCCGTACGCGGTCCGCAACGACTGGCGGAGCCGTGGTCAGCCATGGCCACCGCCCCGACCTGCTGCAAGGAGCTCAGGAACCTGTCCACGTGAGAACCTCTAAGCCGCTGGATCATTCCGACGCTGTGA comes from Streptomyces virginiae and encodes:
- a CDS encoding DinB family protein, producing the protein MIDDFAKDNLHKRLRRDREALLWKLDGLSEYDARRPLTATGTNLLGLVKHVATVEARYFGEVFDRPSPEPLCRWQDSDGSDQWAAENETCGQIVGFYRRTWEHSDATIDELALDAPGHVPWWPEPYADTNLFAIMVHVLGETIRHAGHADILREGVDGRTGMRAEHEQPIDKEARAAYFAKIERAARTATPTTA